CACGGGGATTTGACACATTTTCAAGTTTAATTGTTAAGGGGGATTTTGACCGAGTTCTGGTACGCCCTCGAAGCACCTTTCTTCAAGTATTAGGGTCTAAATTTGAATTTACACGGATAGGCAGGCTCTTACAAAGTGTGATTGTTCTTATATGGGCATTGAATAATCTGCCCATCGAATGGAGCTTCATGAAAACCGTTACCCTATTTTTTATGATTACCAGTGGTGTCCTAATATTTACGGGTATCTATATGCTAGCCGCGACCATGTGCTTTTGGACAGTTCAGGGGCTGGAGGTAGCAAATATTTTTACGGATGGCGGCAGAGAGATGGCTCAGTATCCGTTAAATATTTATCAAAAGTGGGTAGCCCGAATATTCACCTATGTCATTCCGTTTGGAACGGTAAATTACCTGCCGCTGCTGTTTATTCTTGGAAAAACAGCCGGGAATGAGCTGCTTTATATGCTTACGCCAATTGCGGGGAGTCTCTTTATTCTTCCTTGTTTTCTTGTGTGGCAATTTGGAGTAAGGCATTATCGGTCCACGGGTTCATGAGCAAAGCAGTGGGATTCCCACTGCTTACCTTTTTTTAGCCATATTTTCCTGTGCCATTTTGACAAGCTCCCGTACCATGCTGCCGCCTAACCTGCCGCCGACTTTTCCAGCTTGCTGTGAAGTGAGCTGACCGTTGTAGCCTTTCTTTAAAGGAACACCTACTTCTTGGGCAGCCTCAAATTTAGCGTTCTCTGGATTTTGTGCTTGAACGACCCTTGCCTTTAAAGCATCTAATCCATTTCTAGCCTCTGGAACGAGAATTTTATTTCTTCTGGCCATGGTGAAATCCCTCCTTTAAAGTTAGGATGACCAATTTAAAAAAATAATCAGCAGTGACTAGATAAATCCTTTTTTATCCAGTATAATAACTACAAATCAAGTCGGAAAAAATCAATGAAAAAGAGAGTAATTCTTTGGGAAGGCAAAGCGAGTCAGGGATGGTGGGAGCCTGATACGAAACAAAGGATGAAGCGCACTTTTGAGATGTTTGCCTGAAGAAAGTAGGGCAAACCGGAGAATTTCTCCGTTAACAAGTCAAGCTGGTTCTTTTGGAACAAGTAGAGTGGTACCGCGAGTTAACTCTCGTCTCTTCATAATAGAGACGGGAGTTTTTTGTTTTTTTTACGAAATGCTGAAGCTGAACAAAGATAGAAATTGGAGGTCTAATTATGAATTATAAACAGGAGCTTGCAAAGGTTTTATATGAAGTACTAGGACAGGAAATGCAGGTAAAAGAACTTGAAATGCTAATTGAAAAGCCGAAAAATCCACAGCTCGGAGATTTAGCCTTTCCATGTTTTTCATTAGCAAAGGTAAAAAGAAAGTCACCAAATATTATTGCGGAAGAGTTAAGCGAAAGGATCCAATCACCCATTTTCGAAAAGGTCGAAGTGGTGGGAGCCTATCTGAATATCTTTTTAAATAAAAAATTGGTTTCGGAAGCTACGATTACAGAAATTATCAAGCAAAAGGAAAAGTATGGTTCCCTAGACATTGGGAATACCCGTCCAGTAACCATTGATCTGTCGTCGCCAAATATCGCAAAACCATTCTCAATGGGTCATTTGCGTTCAACGGTTATCGGAAACTCTATGGCATTTATTGTAGAAAAATGTGGATATAAACCTATTAGAATTAATCATATAGGTGACTGGGGTACTCAATTTGGTAAATTAATTACTGCCTATAAGCTTTGGGGAGAAGAAGAGAAGGTCAAACAAAACCCGATTAAGGAATTATTATCCCTCTATGTTAAGTTCCACGATGTAGCAGAAAATGACCATACACTTATTGAACAGGGGAGAAGCTGGTTTAAAAAGCTTGAAGACGGAGATGAGGAAGCTTTATCGCTTTGGCAGTGGTTCCGTGAAGAGTCTTTAAAAGAGTTTTCTAGAATATACGAATTAATGAACGTTCAATTTGATTCTTTTGCAGGAGAAGCTTTTTATAATGATAAAATGGATCGTGTTGTCAAGCTGTTAGAAGAAACACAATTGCTAGTAGAATCTGACCAGGCGCAAGTGGTTGACCTGACAGACGAAGGATTACCACCATGTTTAATTAAAAAATCCGATGGAGCGACGCTTTACGCAACGCGGGATTTAGCTGCAGCCCTTTACCGTAAAGAAAACTATGACTTTGATTTGTCATTGTATGTCGTTGGTAATGAACAGAGTCTTCATTTTAAACAGTTAATCGCTGTATTAGAAAAGATGGGCTATTCATGGGCAAAGAATATGGTCCATATTCCGTTCGGGATGATGCTTAAGGACGGAAAGAAAATGTCGACCAGAAAAGGGAAGGTCGTCTTATTAGAGGAAGTACTAAATGAATCCATCACGATGGCAAGACATAATATTGAAGAAAAAAATCCAAACCTTACAAACAAAGACGTGGTAGCGAAACAGGTGGGCGTCGGTGCAGTCATGTTCCATGACTTAAAAAACTATCGAATGAATGATATAGAATTTTCGTTAGAAGAAATGCTGCGTTTTGAAGGAGAAACTGGTCCTTATGTCCAATATACTTATGCAAGGGCATGCTCTATTTTACGCAAAGCAAATTGGCAAATAGACCACGCTGTAAAACAATCGTCTGCATCCTGGGAAAAGGAATGGAAGGTTGTAAGTTTGCTTACGGAGTTTACTAACGCTATTAAAAGAGCGAATGAACAGTTTGATCCATCACAAATCGCTAAATA
This Neobacillus sp. YX16 DNA region includes the following protein-coding sequences:
- a CDS encoding alpha/beta-type small acid-soluble spore protein, translating into MARRNKILVPEARNGLDALKARVVQAQNPENAKFEAAQEVGVPLKKGYNGQLTSQQAGKVGGRLGGSMVRELVKMAQENMAKKR
- the argS gene encoding arginine--tRNA ligase, whose translation is MNYKQELAKVLYEVLGQEMQVKELEMLIEKPKNPQLGDLAFPCFSLAKVKRKSPNIIAEELSERIQSPIFEKVEVVGAYLNIFLNKKLVSEATITEIIKQKEKYGSLDIGNTRPVTIDLSSPNIAKPFSMGHLRSTVIGNSMAFIVEKCGYKPIRINHIGDWGTQFGKLITAYKLWGEEEKVKQNPIKELLSLYVKFHDVAENDHTLIEQGRSWFKKLEDGDEEALSLWQWFREESLKEFSRIYELMNVQFDSFAGEAFYNDKMDRVVKLLEETQLLVESDQAQVVDLTDEGLPPCLIKKSDGATLYATRDLAAALYRKENYDFDLSLYVVGNEQSLHFKQLIAVLEKMGYSWAKNMVHIPFGMMLKDGKKMSTRKGKVVLLEEVLNESITMARHNIEEKNPNLTNKDVVAKQVGVGAVMFHDLKNYRMNDIEFSLEEMLRFEGETGPYVQYTYARACSILRKANWQIDHAVKQSSASWEKEWKVVSLLTEFTNAIKRANEQFDPSQIAKYIVDLAQAFNKYYGEVKILEDGAEQRARLALVYSVTIVLKEGLRLLGIEAPEEM
- a CDS encoding ABC-2 family transporter protein, whose product is MHLYFKYLLILFKSQMQYRTSFWLLSIGQFFIPFSVFAGLYFLFERFGQIKGWDFFEVALCFAVIHMAFSLSECFARGFDTFSSLIVKGDFDRVLVRPRSTFLQVLGSKFEFTRIGRLLQSVIVLIWALNNLPIEWSFMKTVTLFFMITSGVLIFTGIYMLAATMCFWTVQGLEVANIFTDGGREMAQYPLNIYQKWVARIFTYVIPFGTVNYLPLLFILGKTAGNELLYMLTPIAGSLFILPCFLVWQFGVRHYRSTGS